A genomic stretch from Salvelinus alpinus chromosome 38, SLU_Salpinus.1, whole genome shotgun sequence includes:
- the LOC139566157 gene encoding H(+)/Cl(-) exchange transporter 4-like — MDGDGASSTGATPSEEMNGTGNLMDFLDEPFPDVGTYEDFHTIDWLREKSRDTDRHRKITTKSKESYWELMKSLLDAWSGWVVMLLIGMLTGTLAGVIDLAVDWMTDLKEGVCLSALYYSREQCCWTSNETTFDDRDKCPQWQKWAELMTGHSEGPGAYVLNYFLYVLWALLFSFLAVSLVRVFAPYACGSGIPEIKTILSGFIIRGYLGKWTLLIKTVTLVLAVSSGLSLGKEGPLVHVACCCGNLFCSLFSKYSKNEGKRREVLSAAAAAGVSVAFGAPIGGVLFSLEEVSYYFPLKTLWRSFFAALVAAFTLRAINPFGNSRLVLFYVEYHTPWYMAELVPFILLGVFGGLWGALFIRGNIAWCRRRKTTLLGKYPVLEVIVITGITAVLAFPNPYTRRSTSELISELFNDCGALESSQLCDYVNNPNMSRPVDDIPDRPAGPGVYSALWQLALALIFKIVITIFTFGMKIPSGLFIPSMAVGAIAGRIVGIAVEQMAYHHHDWIIFKSWCRPGADCVTPGLYAMVGAAACLGGVTRMTVSLVVIMFELTGGLEYIVPLMAAAVTSKWVADAFGKEGIYESHIQLNGYPYLDVRDEFTHRTLATDVMRPRRSEPPLAVLTQDSTTVEDVETLIKDTDYNGFPVVVSRESERLIGFVQRRELTVAIKTARQKQDGVVSSSVVYFTEDNPQVAEACDPQPLKLRRILNLSPFTVTDHTPMETVVDIFRKLGLRQCLVTRSGRLLGIITKKDVLRHMAQMMNQDPESIMFN, encoded by the exons ATGGACGGAGACG GGGCCAGCAGTACTGGGGCCACTCCCTCAGAGGAGATGAATGGTACTGGGAACCTGATGGACTTCCTGGACGAGCCCTTCCCAGACGTTGGCACCTACGAAGACTTCCACACCATTGACTGGCTCCGGGAGAAGTCACGCGACACAGACCGCCATAGGAAG ATCACCACCAAGAGTAAGGAGTCTTACTGGGAGCTGATGAAGAGTCTTCTGGATGCCTGGTCAGGATGGGTGGTGATGCTGCTCATAGGAATGCTCACAG GTACGCTGGCTGGAGTGATCGACCTGGCTGTGGACTGGATGACCGATCTGAAAGAAGgggtgtgtctgtctgctttGTACTATAGCCGTGAGCAGTGCTGCTGGACCTCCAACGAGACCACCTTCGACGACAGAGACAAGTGTCCGCAGTGGCAGAAGTGGGCCGAGCTGATGACCGGTCACTCTGAG GGTCCCGGGGCGTATGTGTTGAATTACTTCCTGTATGTGTTGTGGGCGCTGTTATTCTCTTTCTTGGCTGTGTCTCTAGTAAGGGTCTTTGCCCCCTACGCCTGTGGGTCAGGTATTCCTGAG ATCAAGACCATCCTGAGTGGGTTCATCATCCGGGGGTACCTGGGGAAGTGGACCCTGCTGATCAAGACGGTGACCCTGGTCCTGGCTGTGTCCTCCGGGCTCAGCCTGGGGAAGGAGGGGCCCCTGGTCCACGTGGCCTGCTGCTGTGGTAACCTCTTCTGCTCCCTGTTCTCCAAGTACAGCAAGAACGAGGGCAAGCGCAGAGAG GTGTTatcggctgctgctgctgctggggtgtCAGTGGCTTTTGGAGCTCCGATTGGAGGAGTTCTCTTCAGcctggaggag GTGAGTTACTACTTCCCTCTGAAGACTCTGTGGCGCTCCTTCTTCGCTGCGTTGGTGGCGGCCTTCACCCTGCGCGCCATCAACCCGTTCGGCAACAGCAGACTGGTCCTGTTCTACGTGGAGTACCACACCCCCTGGTACATGGCTGAGCTGGTCCCCTTCATCCTGCTGGGGGTGTTCGGGGGCCTCTGGGGAGCCCTCTTCATCCGGGGGAACATCGCCTGGTGTAGGAGGAGGAAGACCACTCTGCTGGGGAAGTACCCCGTCCTCGAG GTGATCGTGATAACGGGTATTACCGCGGTCCTGGCGTTCCCTAACCCGTACACGCGGCGCAGCACCAGCGAGCTCATCTCCGAGCTGTTCAACGACTGCGGTGCCCTGGAGTCCTCTCAGCTGTGTGACTACGTTAATAACCCCAACATGAGCCGTCCGGTGGACGACATCCCAGACCGCCCTGCTGGACCCGGGGTCTACAGCGCTCTGTGGCAGCTGGCCCTGGCTCTTATCTTTAAGATTGTAATAACGATCTTCACCTTCGGCATGAAG ATCCCGTCTGGGCTGTTTATCCCCAGTATGGCTGTGGGGGCCATCGCTGGGAGAATCGTGGGCATCGCTGTGGAGCAGATGGCCTACCATCACCACGACTGGATCATCTTTAAGAGCTGGTGTCGTCCCGGAGCCGACTGTGTTACCCCAGGTCTCTACGCTATGGTGGGCGCTGCCGCATGTCTGG GAGGCGTGACGCGGATGACCGTGTCCCTGGTGGTCATCATGTTTGAGCTGACCGGTGGTCTGGAGTACATCGTCCCCCTCATGGCCGCAGCCGTCACCAGTAAGTGGGTAGCGGACGCCTTTGGAAAGGAGGGTATCTACGAGTCCCACATCCAACTCAACGGCTACCCCTATCTAGACGTCAGGGACGAGTTCACGCACAG GACCCTGGCCACGGATGTGATGCGTCCCAGGCGCAGTGAGCCCCCCCTGGCCGTGTTGACCCAGGACAGCACCACGGTGGAGGACGTGGAGACGCTCATCAAGGACACCGACTACAACGGCTTCCCTGTGGTCGTGTCCCGAGAGTCAGAGCGCCTCATCGGCTTCGTCCAGCGCAGGGAACTCACTGTGGCCATCA AGACGGCCCGTCAGAAGCAGGACGGGGTGGTGAGCAGCTCCGTGGTCTACTTCACGGAGGACAATCCCCAGGTGGCCGAGGCCTGCGACCCCCAGCCCCTGAAGCTGCGGCGCATCCTCAACCTCAGCCCCTTCACCGTCACGGACCACACCCCCATGGAGACCGTGGTGGACATCTTCAGAAAGCTGGGCCTCCGACAGTGTCTGGTCACCAGAAGCGG GCGTCTGTTGGGCATCATCACTAAGAAGGATGTCCTCCGTCACATGGCCCAGATGATGAACCAGGACCCAGAATCCATCATGTTTAACTAG